A region of Triplophysa dalaica isolate WHDGS20190420 chromosome 18, ASM1584641v1, whole genome shotgun sequence DNA encodes the following proteins:
- the LOC130406871 gene encoding phospholipase A2, minor isoenzyme-like, giving the protein MEVFLTVLILSATLQLSHLNNERQLLQFREMIKCTLPNSSPLEDFGDYGCFCGLGGQGTPVDQLDQCCFTHDHCYGNASNSDSCDTFSDNPYTNIYDFECDKNNKTITCLASNNACEMSICQCDKTAAECFAQAPYNTSNNQLSNSLCSSAAECLSARL; this is encoded by the exons ATGGAAGTCTTTCTGACAGTTCTGATCCTCAGTGCAACTCTACAGCTGT CACATTTGAACAATGAAAGACAGTTGCTCCAGTTCAGGGAAATGATCAAATGCACGCTACCTAACAGCTCACCGCTCGAGGATTTTGGAGACTATGGCTGCTTCTGCGGTTTGGGTGGCCAAGGAACACCTGTTGACCAGCTAGACCA atgttgtTTTACTCATGATCATTGCTATGGAAATGCTTCAAATTCCGACTCCTGCGATACATTTTCGGACAACCCTTACACAAACATCTATGACTTTGAGTGcgataaaaataacaaaacaatcacGTGTCTGG CCAGTAATAACGCATGCGAAATGTCCATCTGTCAGTGTGACAAGACAGCAGCGGAGTGCTTTGCTCAGGCTCCATATAACACCTCCAACAATCAACTCTCTAACAGTCTGTGCAGCTCAGC TGCTGAGTGCCTGTCTGCCCGCCTGTGA